The DNA segment TCTCGATATTCCCGAAAATCCCCTATGGCAGCAATCCGAAATTCCAGCACAGGTACTTGAAAAAGCTGAGGCCTGTGATGTCACAATTTCATCAGAGCAATGGCAGAGCCTCACGAACTTACAACGGTTTGCCCTGATCAAACTCAGTCGTCCGAGCCACGAAAATCATAATTTTGTACCCGCCATGAAAGAATTTGGACTGATTGGCTGATTTCGTGAGGCGATCGCCGAAAACTGAGTTACATTGAATACCACTTCCGGTTCTAGAAACCTCTAACTTACGGAAGCTCCCATTACCGAGGCACGGACGTTGACGCAAGATCCCCAGAGACTATGGCAAGAAGTTCTGGTCAAATTAGAGCAACAGCTGAGCCGTCCGACCTTTGAAACATGGATCGAACCAACAATATTACAGCGCTGGCAAGACGATGAAATCATCCTTTGTGCGCCCAATGCCTTTGTGCTAAACCACATTCAGAAATACTACGGTGTTTTGATCTCTGAGACGATCGCCGAACTGGTGACCCATCCGGTTAATGTTCGTCTCACCTCCCCCGAAGGCAATACCCTGACTGCCACCCAAAGTTTCTATAGTCGCCAAAATAATCAACTACTAAAACAAGCGCCGAAAAAAGCCCAAGACCTCAACTCGAAATATACTTTTTCGCGCTTTGTCGTTGGTCCCACAAACCGAATGGCCCACGCGGCAGCCCTAGCAGTGGCCGAATCCCCCGGCGGCGATTTTAATCCCCTCGTTTTGTGCGGTGGTGTCGGACTAGGAAAAACTCACCTCATGCAGGCGATCGGGCATTACCGTCTCGATAGCAACGCCGATGCCAAAATTTTCTACGTTTCCACCGAGCAATTTACTAACGATCTCATCGCTTCAATTCGTAAAGACAGCATCCAAACCTTCCGCGAACATTACCGTACTGCCGATGTTTTGCTGGTAGATGATATTCAGTTCATCGAAGGCAAAGAATACACCCAAGAAGAATTTTTCTATACCTTTAATACCCTCCACGAAGCGGGTAAACAAATCGTTCTCGCCAGCGATCGCCCCCCTAACCAAATTCCGGGATTACAACAGCGTTTATCATCGCGTTTTTCGATGGGATTGATTGCAGACATCCAACCGCCCGATCTCGAAACACGGATGGCCATTCTCCAGAAAAAAGCCGAAGCCGAAAATATTCAGCTCACTCGCTCCGTTATTGAATACATCGCCACCCACTACACCTCCAACATTCGCGAACTCGAAGGCGCACTCCTGCGGGCAGTGACCCACATTGCCATTTCCGGCCTACCGATGACTGTTGAAAATCTTGCACCGATTCTCAACCCCACCGTCGAATATGCCCCCGCAGCACCAGAACTAATCATGCAAGTCGTCTCTGAGACAACGGGTGTGACGATCGATGATCTAAAAAGTGCCTCCCGCCGCCGAGAAATCAGTACCGCCCGACAAATTGCCATGTATCTCATGCGCCAACATACCGACCTCAGTTTGCCCCGCATCGGTGAAGCCTTCGGCGGCAAAGACCATACAACAGTCATGTATAGTTGCGACAAAATTGGTCAGCTC comes from the [Limnothrix rosea] IAM M-220 genome and includes:
- the dnaA gene encoding chromosomal replication initiator protein DnaA, with translation MTQDPQRLWQEVLVKLEQQLSRPTFETWIEPTILQRWQDDEIILCAPNAFVLNHIQKYYGVLISETIAELVTHPVNVRLTSPEGNTLTATQSFYSRQNNQLLKQAPKKAQDLNSKYTFSRFVVGPTNRMAHAAALAVAESPGGDFNPLVLCGGVGLGKTHLMQAIGHYRLDSNADAKIFYVSTEQFTNDLIASIRKDSIQTFREHYRTADVLLVDDIQFIEGKEYTQEEFFYTFNTLHEAGKQIVLASDRPPNQIPGLQQRLSSRFSMGLIADIQPPDLETRMAILQKKAEAENIQLTRSVIEYIATHYTSNIRELEGALLRAVTHIAISGLPMTVENLAPILNPTVEYAPAAPELIMQVVSETTGVTIDDLKSASRRREISTARQIAMYLMRQHTDLSLPRIGEAFGGKDHTTVMYSCDKIGQLLTKDQKTSQLVSKLSDRINRHQQS